Within Sediminispirochaeta bajacaliforniensis DSM 16054, the genomic segment CATCCGAGAGGCAGGAAGGCGAAAACAAAAGGATATCCTTTTAGTACAAGTTCGATATCATCCCCGAAATGCCGTTCAGGAAATCGGAATTGGTGCAGGGCTTGTTATAGGAAATCAATTGATTCGCGGACGGACAATCACTCATTTATTAAAACCCCCTGTTTTGGATGATGAGGAAAAGCTGACACACTATATCGATACCTTAGGACAGTCTTTCGCACTGGCCGCCAATATCTCCGGGGTTGATGAAATAGTACTCGGAGGCGATGCCACTTCGGTTTTGGACCGGCTTGATCGATCCATCCTTCATCACATGAGCCGAAAGGGAGCCGGTCGGGATTCCCCGGTTCTGGTCAGTCGCTTGGATGCCGGTAGTGATAACATTGCCGCCGGAGCTGCATATGCAGCGGTCGGTTTTCTTTTTTCCTCTTTGACCTTCCCCCTCGATGCAAACTTTTTTGATGCTTAGTAAGTTTTTACGCCATTTCCATGAAAGGCGAAAAAAGAAGGCTTGACGAATTTTCTGTCCCCTAATACAGTGGTTAGTAGGAATTACAACAAACATAAAAGGGGGGAGATCATGAAAAGATTAATTTTGTTGTGTCTGGCTGTTTTATTCCTGGCAGGAATGTATGTCTTTGCCGAAGGTAGTCAGGAGGCTGCAGCTGTGAATCTGTCAGATCCTGTAACCTTGACGCTCTGGACACATGAAGATGTAAACAGAAAGGCTTTGGAAGCCGAGTTGATTGAAGAGTTCTGCAGGCAGTACCCCAACGTAAGTGTGGATTATCAGACCTATCCTTCAACCAAGATGCGCGAAATTCTGACTGTTGCTTTTTCGGCGGATCAGGGGCCCGATATTTTCAATCAGAGTCAGTCGGTTATTCGTCAGTTTGTCGTTCAGGGACGAGCTTCCTCCCTGGATCCCGAATGGATTGGAGAAAAGACACTGGAGAATGTAAAAAGTCGATATATCCCCGGTGCACTGGAGGCGGTTGAGCTTAATGGGGAAATATACGGATTACCTCTTGAATATACCAATTTCTGTATGTATCTCAATAAAGGTATTTTTCGAGATGCCGGACTGGATGCGGAGAAAGACTATCCCAAAACGTGGGAAGATGTCCTGTCGCTCTCTGAAAGACTGGTTTTACGGAATGGTGAAATCATTACACGTCGGGGATATGATTTCCGCTATCCTTCTTATACCATGCAGTTTCTTCCCATGGTTGAACAGCTGGGCGGCAGGCTCATCAGTGAAGACGGAAAAAGCGCCATTGTAGGAGACGAAGCGTGGCTGCAGTTTTTCCGGTACATGAAAGAGTGGGGGCCTACTGGAAAAAATTTGGGTGGTCCGACTTATACCGCCGCTCGTAAGGTTTTTGATAACAATGATAATGAAATAGCGATGAGCGATAGCGGGCTCTACCAGCAGGGACGTATGAAAACGGCGAATCCCGACTTTTTTGAGAGTAATGACTGGATGATTGTTCCCTTCCCGCAGTGGCAGAACGCCAAGAAAGAAGTGGCTGGAGCAATTGCCTGCCATTACTATCTGGTAAATGGGCAGATTCCCCTTGCCCGTCAGATATGGGCCTGGCGACTTGTCGATTTCATGCTTACCCACTCCGAAGAGTATCTTTCGCGTGTAAATCTTGTTCAGCCCACCTATTCCTTACTGAATTCGGATACCTTCAAAGCCATTCCTTATTCCGATGTTTTCGCCCGTGATATGCAGAAAGCTCATTTGGTATATTATGCCGAGAATAGCGCAGCAATTAATGACAAGTTCAAAGCGGCTGTCGAGTCCGCCATGGTTTTAGGGGAGGATCCTGCCGTGGTTTTGAGTAAATTCCGTAAAGAAGTACAGGACATCATCGATTCGGAATAGTGGTTTTAATACACAAAAGCATTGGAGGTCTTCCTTCCAATGCTTTTCATTTTATAGGACTATTTGATGAAATCTATCGGTATCGAAAAGAAAAAGGCCCGCTGGGGATATGTCTTCGTTACGCCTGCATTGTTGCTTTTTCTCATATTTTCCCTGTATCCCATGTTGAATGCCTTTTATAACACCTTTTTCAATATCAAGCTGCTTTCCCTGCGTCCGCCTAAGTTTGTCGGCCTGAAAAATTACTCATACATGCTGAGTTCTTCAGGATTCTGGAATTCCATGAAAGCGACAGCCATTTTTTCCCTGGGGGCTTTTATTCCTTTATCGCTCTTTTCTTTGATTTTCGGTTTGATTATCACCACAAGGCTGAGACATCAGAAAACTCTGCAGTTGTTGTTTTATACTCCTGCGGTGCTTTCTTCGGTGGTTGCTGCCCTAATTTGGATGCTGATCTTTGATCCCCGAGGGATTGGAAACAGTGTTGTCAATTTTTTTCTCCGAACGCCGGGAGTAGACCATAACTGGCTTACCAATACCGGGATGTTACGCTTTTCTACTGTAACCATTTATCTCTGGAAGTATATTGGCTATTTCACCATTATCTATGTTACCGGCATTGCAAAAGTACCAACGTCGATTCTCGAAGCCGCTACCATCGCCGGTGCAAGCGCTATGCAGACCATCCGTCTTATTATATTACCCCTACTGCGTCCCACTACCATGATGGTCACTATCGTGACTATGCTGAATTCTCTGAAGTCATTTTCGACCCAGTATTTGTTTACACAACGGGGAGCGCCGTTGGAACCTATCGATGTCGTAACGCTCAATATCTACAATACCGCCATGCGGGATTTGAAGATAAGTCATGCTTGTGTGATGAGTGTTCTCCTTTTTCTGGTCATGATGAGCTTGACGCTGGTGCGGATGAAGTCGTCAGAGAAGGATGTCACGGTTTATTAAAGGAGCCCGCTTGTGTTTTTGCGAAATAATACGCCCCTTAACCGGGTAACCAACTATATAATCAATCTCTTCCTTGTCTTTATTTTGCTGGCAATTTTGATGCCCATTGCTTTTATGCTTTCCGCTTCATTTATGTCTTCTTCGGAAATTTTCTCCATGCCATACCGCTGGATACCAAGTCGGATCTATCTGGAAAACTTCTATCGGGCCGTTGCCGGAAATGATCAAAGCTTCATCTTTCTGCGAAATGTTTTAAATTCTGTTGTCGTTGCCACTACTACGGCTACCCTGTCGATAATGGTTTCATGCTTGGCTGGCTACGGCCTGAGCAAATTCCGCTTCAGAGGGCGAAATATTATCTTTCTTATCATCATGGGAAGGATGATGATTCCCTTCGAAGCAATCATGATTCCCATGTACATAACCGCAGTAAAGCTGGGGCTGCAAAATACCTACGCCGGACTGGTCCTGCCCTTTGTTCTCAACACATTCGGCCTGTTTCAGATGCGCCAGTATCTTATGACCTTCCCCGACGATATTCTTGACGCGGGACGGATTGATGGCCTGGGAGAATTAGGAATTTTCTGGCGGATTGTTTTCAAAAACAGTACCCCGGCCATTGCTACCGCCGCAATTCTCAGTTTTCGGGGACAGTGGGATAATTTATTATGGCCCCTGCTTCTTGCCCAGAAAGAAAAGATGAAGACGATTCCCACCTACATTGTCAAATTTACCGAAGAGAAATACTCCGATGAGGGAGCTATGATGGCTGTGGCCGTTCTTGCCAGCCTTCCCATTGTTGTGATGTTTCTTAGCTTATCGAAATACTTCCTGCAGGGAAGTGGCATGTACTCGGCAGGGAAGGAGTAAAAATTACCTCTATGATTAGATTATGCATCTTTGACATGGGCGGGGTTGTGATTAGGAATCACAATGTTACCCCGCAGCTTATGGCATGGCTTGGTCGACAGGAGAACAGCTTTGCGGAGATTGATTCCCGTCTGGCCGATGCCATTCATCGACATGGCCGGGGCGAAATCAGTGAAAAGGAAATCTGGGATCTCTATACACTCTGTACAGGAGAACGACCGCCTGATAGTCAGCAAAGCCTGTTTGGGAAATTTTTTACTCCGCGGCTGCACGATCCTACGCTTCGTATCCTTGAGCAATTAAAATCCTCTGGTATGCGGATAGTCTGCGGCACCAATGTAATCGATTCCCATTATAAAATTCATCTTCGAAATGGGGATTATGCTGTTTTTGACGAGGTATATCCTTCCCATCTGATGGGGATCAGCAAACCGGATCCGGAATTCTATCGCCGGATTCATGAAAGTGAACAGGTACAGCCCGAAGAGGTTTTTTTTACCGATGATTTGAAGGAAAATGTCGAGGCCGCCTCGCTGATCGGAGTGCATGCCGTTCTTTATACGTGTGCCGAAGATCTTCTGCAGCAGCTGATATCCCTAAAAATTCTTGATGAAAGAAACACGAAAACAGTGAGCGGAGAATAATATGACATCGAACTATTATCAATGTACTCAAAATGCTCAAATCTTGCGGGATGCCAGAAAGATGGCCGACCGTTTTGTATCAGAGGAAGACCAGTTCCACTTAGGCTATTTGCCGACCGAACAGGCCCATCCTTATACGAGGAATTTTAGTCATACGGTACAGCTGGATCCGCTTGCTGGGATACGCCTTTTGCAAAAAGTGGATGGAGATTTGCCGCCGGTTGCTCGGCGGGCCTTTTATTCAGATTCCTATGAACGGCTGGTAGAGGCCTTTGCCTCGGTTGTTTCCGGAAAGGGCAGACTCTGTTTTTCCGGCTGCGGCAGTACCGGCCGACTGGCCGTGATGCTGGAAGAGATGTGGCGTCAGTACTGGGAGGATCGTGCCGGTGTCTTACCAGGAGGAGCGGCCCAGCGCCCCGAAACCGACAATCCCTTTTTCCAAAAGGCCAATCAGTGCTGTAGCGTCATGACAGGTGGCGATCGTGCCCTGATTAGGGCCGTTGAAAACTTTGAAGATTTCGCGGCCTTTGGAAGACGTCAAATAGCTGATCTCCACTTTTCCCGGGGGGATGTCTTGATTGCAATCACCGAGGGAGGTGAAACTTCATCAGTTTTGGGTACTGCAGAAGAGGCCCTTGACCGGGGAGGGAACGTTTTTCTGGTTTTTAGCAATCCTTCATCCCTTCTCGAGTCCAGGATAGATAGATCGAGAAAGCTGATTAACCATCCCGATCTTCATGTCCTCGATCTTTTTACCGGTCCTATGGCCCTTTCAGGCTCTACACGAATGCAGGCCACCACTCTGGAGATGATGGTGGTCGGATCTGCAATGGAAGAGGCCCTTCTCTCCGCTGTTGAAGGACATAAGGAATTCGATCGTATAGAACAAGCGAATCGTTTTGCTTTCCTGCTTCAAAATCTGGAGTCCCGGGCATGTGGAGAGGCCATGGCCTATTGGGCTGGTAAAGAATGTCGAATCTATAAAGAGGGAGGTCGTGTGACCTATCTGGCTTCCCGTTTTCTGCTGGACATCTTTTGTGATACGAGCGAGCGCTCCCCCACCTTTATGCTGCCACCTTTCCGGCCGGCTGATGACGAATCGGCCCCTGTTTCCTGGGCATATGCCAAGGATTCCCGCCGTACGAGTGCCGAGGCCTGGTTTTCCATGTTGCGTCGTAACCCCCGTGGGCTTGACTGGGGCGGAGACGATTACAAGGCCATGGATGCCCCTCCGTATCTTTGTAAAGAGCCTCCTTCCTTGGGAAGCGGAGAAATCGCCAGATACCTTATCGGTTGCGAGCATGATCCCAGCCGAAAGGAAAAGGAACCGTACTGGTTTTTGCACATTGTTATAGGTGATGAGGATCCTGATACTGCTTGGAACGGTGATGTCCTCAGGATAGGGAGCAAAAAAAGCGATAGAGGAGGCGAGGAGATCCTTCTCCCGATGAGCCTGCCTGATAGCCCCATCTTTCTCTGGCACCATCTGGTAGTGAAACTGGTCTTGAATACCGTTAGTACTGCATCCATGGGGATGCTCGGGCGAATACAGGGAAACTGGATGGTCCAGCTTGATCCTACCAACAAAAAACTGATTGATCGGGGAAGTCGCATCATCTCCCAGCTTACCGGCATCCCCTATGCCGAAGCATGTAACGAATTGCATCTTTCGATGCTTGCTCGGGACAAATTCCTAAAAGAGGGCGGGCAAACGACCACTTCTCCGGTGATCGATGCGCTGGAGCGTTTACATGGCACAAAGTAGCAGGAATCTGCAAAGAACGATGGTATTGAGATGTCTGTACGCATGGCGCACTTTTTCCCTGATATTTATCCTCTATTGTTTTGATTTCTTTTTTCAATAGGATTATCCTGAAAGAAGAGCGGGAGCCTTCTGCCTTCGAACCATCCCTTACCAGAGTCGGATCGATCGGCGAATGTGCTCCCGCTCTTTTGTATACTAAACGTAAATCCACGCTTTTAAAAGAATTTTTTTATCAGCTGTTCTTTTTTGTTGCAATACAAGTGACACTTTTCCCTATATCCTATACGAAGGTGCCGTTTACACGGTATAGTAAGCAAGGGTACAAAAGACTCATGGAGGCTGATTATGGATATTATCATGAACGGTTCGGGCGGAAGAATGGGAGCCATGATGGCAACGATTGTGGCCGAGAGGGAAAAGGATCGGATCGTTGCCGGTATAGATCCGAAGGGAAGGGTCAATGCAGAGCCGTTTCCCGTTTTTGAAAGCCTCGATGCGTGCAATGTCGATGCCGATGTTTTAATCGATTTTTCCGGAGCCGAGGCTGTTTCCACCATGATTTCTTTTTTAAAAGAACGGCATATACCGGTGGTTGTCGCCACAACCGGTCTCAGCGATGAGAATATGGCTGCTTTAAAGGTTCTTGCTGAAACTTCACCCGTTTTTCAGGCCGCAAACATGTCTCTGGGGATAAATCTCATTAGAAAGCTTGCTGCCCAGGCTGCCCAAGCCTTAGGGGATGCCTTCGATATTGAGATTATCGAAAAGCACCATAACCAGAAAAAGGATGCTCCTAGTGGTACTGCTCTTGCTTTGGCCGATTCGGTCAACGAGGCGCGGGACGGTGAGCTTCACTATGTTTTTGGGCGACGTGAGAGCGCCAAAAAAAGGGAGGCTTCGGAGCTTGGCATACATGCCATACGGGGGGGGACGATTGTCGGCGAACATGATGTTCTTTTTGCAGGAATCGATGAGGTAATCACCATCTCCCATTCGGCGTACAGCAGAAGGGTTTTTGCCGCAGGCGCTATGAAGGCAGCCGCTTACATCGCGACAAAGCGATCCGGCTTTTTCACCATGGATGATTTGATTAGCGGTAGATAGTTTTGTCTCAGGCCTCGCGTCTGGGGCGAAGCGTTGAAGCAGAGCTCCCGGTCCGGGTCGGAAACGGCCCCCAGCCGCCTGGAAAATCTACACCTCTTTAGACTTTTCGGGTACTATAATAGAAATATCTAGGGAGGTTGCTATGGCACGCTGTTACGCTTGTGGTGCGATCCTGCCGGAAAAAATAGGACGTTCCACCTCCTGCACTCATTGCGGCAAAGAGGCAAAGGTTTGTCTGAATTGCAGATTTTATGAGAAGGGTTTGCAATGGGATTGTCGGGAACGAATCGATGAGCCTGTCAGGGAAAAGGATAGAGCCAACTTTTGCGGTTTTTTTGCTCCCGAGACAAAACGGACGACTGGGGGCACGGGCGGAAACGGTGAAAAAGGAGAGGAGAATGCAAAGCGTGCCTTTTTTAAGCTCTTTTCCGATGATCATTAGGCATGTGTTCGTCTTAAAGCCGAAGAATAATCTGCCGATAGAATAGATAGAGTCGCATCCATGACACATATACAAAAGATCGCGCTGAGTTTACTCTTAACGATTCTCCTCACCACTGCCTTTGCCTTTGTGGCGTATTCGGGCTTTTTTTCTTTTATTGAGGCGCGCTATTTTGATGTCAGGGTCACTGATTCGGTGAACAGGGAGCTAACCTTCAAGCGTTCGGAGATTGCTTCCTACCATAAAGAGAATGTAGATCGCTTTCGAACTGTTTTATCGGATTTTGATGCGGGGGCGCTTTATGCACCGAATTGGGATCAGGAAACGATTTTTTCGATCAGAAATCTGATTGATACCTTTCGTGATAGCTATCGGGGTGTCGTTGGGATTCGTTTTGTCGATAATCAGCGGCGGGTTCATTTCAGTACTTTTGATGATGATGTTGAGCGGAGCGGACGCTATAAAACGATTTTTCGGGATTTGCCTGCTTCCGAGTCTACGGGACTTTTACTTTCTTCTCAGCCTTCCTCGGGAGATTCTGATGGTGACGAAAGTAGTGACACGGAGGTGGAGCTCCGTTTTCTTCCCGATTCAAAGGAGTTTCGCTATTCGCTTCCTGTGACTGATGTTGATGGCAGGATGCGGGGGAATGCCTTCTGGTATGTTTCGGTTCGCGACCTTGAGCGTTTTTTGATTCGCGCCGGGGCTCTTGATCCATCGGAAATTCTTCGCATTGTTGCCGGAGGCTATCTTTTCGATGCTTTTCCCGACAGCGATGGTAACGGAACCTGGAGCGATGAGTTTTCCTGGTCTGAAGCGGGTAATCGTGACCGAGAGGTGTGGAGTGATGGGGCGGGAAAGGGCTTTTATCTCTTCACGACCCCTTCCGACGGTTTTGGGCGC encodes:
- a CDS encoding ABC transporter substrate-binding protein, which codes for MKRLILLCLAVLFLAGMYVFAEGSQEAAAVNLSDPVTLTLWTHEDVNRKALEAELIEEFCRQYPNVSVDYQTYPSTKMREILTVAFSADQGPDIFNQSQSVIRQFVVQGRASSLDPEWIGEKTLENVKSRYIPGALEAVELNGEIYGLPLEYTNFCMYLNKGIFRDAGLDAEKDYPKTWEDVLSLSERLVLRNGEIITRRGYDFRYPSYTMQFLPMVEQLGGRLISEDGKSAIVGDEAWLQFFRYMKEWGPTGKNLGGPTYTAARKVFDNNDNEIAMSDSGLYQQGRMKTANPDFFESNDWMIVPFPQWQNAKKEVAGAIACHYYLVNGQIPLARQIWAWRLVDFMLTHSEEYLSRVNLVQPTYSLLNSDTFKAIPYSDVFARDMQKAHLVYYAENSAAINDKFKAAVESAMVLGEDPAVVLSKFRKEVQDIIDSE
- a CDS encoding carbohydrate ABC transporter permease produces the protein MKSIGIEKKKARWGYVFVTPALLLFLIFSLYPMLNAFYNTFFNIKLLSLRPPKFVGLKNYSYMLSSSGFWNSMKATAIFSLGAFIPLSLFSLIFGLIITTRLRHQKTLQLLFYTPAVLSSVVAALIWMLIFDPRGIGNSVVNFFLRTPGVDHNWLTNTGMLRFSTVTIYLWKYIGYFTIIYVTGIAKVPTSILEAATIAGASAMQTIRLIILPLLRPTTMMVTIVTMLNSLKSFSTQYLFTQRGAPLEPIDVVTLNIYNTAMRDLKISHACVMSVLLFLVMMSLTLVRMKSSEKDVTVY
- a CDS encoding carbohydrate ABC transporter permease produces the protein MFLRNNTPLNRVTNYIINLFLVFILLAILMPIAFMLSASFMSSSEIFSMPYRWIPSRIYLENFYRAVAGNDQSFIFLRNVLNSVVVATTTATLSIMVSCLAGYGLSKFRFRGRNIIFLIIMGRMMIPFEAIMIPMYITAVKLGLQNTYAGLVLPFVLNTFGLFQMRQYLMTFPDDILDAGRIDGLGELGIFWRIVFKNSTPAIATAAILSFRGQWDNLLWPLLLAQKEKMKTIPTYIVKFTEEKYSDEGAMMAVAVLASLPIVVMFLSLSKYFLQGSGMYSAGKE
- a CDS encoding HAD-IA family hydrolase produces the protein MIRLCIFDMGGVVIRNHNVTPQLMAWLGRQENSFAEIDSRLADAIHRHGRGEISEKEIWDLYTLCTGERPPDSQQSLFGKFFTPRLHDPTLRILEQLKSSGMRIVCGTNVIDSHYKIHLRNGDYAVFDEVYPSHLMGISKPDPEFYRRIHESEQVQPEEVFFTDDLKENVEAASLIGVHAVLYTCAEDLLQQLISLKILDERNTKTVSGE
- a CDS encoding N-acetylmuramic acid 6-phosphate etherase family protein — its product is MTSNYYQCTQNAQILRDARKMADRFVSEEDQFHLGYLPTEQAHPYTRNFSHTVQLDPLAGIRLLQKVDGDLPPVARRAFYSDSYERLVEAFASVVSGKGRLCFSGCGSTGRLAVMLEEMWRQYWEDRAGVLPGGAAQRPETDNPFFQKANQCCSVMTGGDRALIRAVENFEDFAAFGRRQIADLHFSRGDVLIAITEGGETSSVLGTAEEALDRGGNVFLVFSNPSSLLESRIDRSRKLINHPDLHVLDLFTGPMALSGSTRMQATTLEMMVVGSAMEEALLSAVEGHKEFDRIEQANRFAFLLQNLESRACGEAMAYWAGKECRIYKEGGRVTYLASRFLLDIFCDTSERSPTFMLPPFRPADDESAPVSWAYAKDSRRTSAEAWFSMLRRNPRGLDWGGDDYKAMDAPPYLCKEPPSLGSGEIARYLIGCEHDPSRKEKEPYWFLHIVIGDEDPDTAWNGDVLRIGSKKSDRGGEEILLPMSLPDSPIFLWHHLVVKLVLNTVSTASMGMLGRIQGNWMVQLDPTNKKLIDRGSRIISQLTGIPYAEACNELHLSMLARDKFLKEGGQTTTSPVIDALERLHGTK
- the dapB gene encoding 4-hydroxy-tetrahydrodipicolinate reductase — its product is MDIIMNGSGGRMGAMMATIVAEREKDRIVAGIDPKGRVNAEPFPVFESLDACNVDADVLIDFSGAEAVSTMISFLKERHIPVVVATTGLSDENMAALKVLAETSPVFQAANMSLGINLIRKLAAQAAQALGDAFDIEIIEKHHNQKKDAPSGTALALADSVNEARDGELHYVFGRRESAKKREASELGIHAIRGGTIVGEHDVLFAGIDEVITISHSAYSRRVFAAGAMKAAAYIATKRSGFFTMDDLISGR